The stretch of DNA GAACTGCAATTGGTGGCTGCACAGGACAAAATGGTTAACCCGGAACATCATTTTAAAGCGATCAAACTCTAAGATTATATCGACATGTATCGTAATGTTTACAAATAAAAAAACGGGCTAGATGGCCCGTTTTTTTATCTCAATCAAAAGACAAAATCAATGTAAGCCTTCAGCTTTAAGTGCAGCGGCTGTCGCTGGTCGTGCGGCAATTCGTTCCATATAGGCAGCCAGTGACTTTAATGCACTCAGATCCAGTTTTACCGCAGCAGCCCAACGGGTCACGGTAAACAGATAGGCATCCGCTACGCTAAATGAAGCGCCTAAAACATACTCTTGTTTTTCCAGCACGCTATCAACATAGGTAAATTGCTTGAGTAATTTCTCTTTAGCAATTTTCTTATATTCTTCTGGTGTCTGTGGATTGAACAACGGGCTAAAGCCTTTATGTAGTTCAGTTGAAACAAAGTTTAGCCATTCGATAGCATGGTAATATTCGGGAGTTCCTGCGCCTGGCATCAGGTGTTTACCGGGAACTTTATGTGCAATGTACTGAACAATAGCCACACCTTCAGTCAAAATACTGCCATCATTCAACTCCAAAGTTGGTACTTGTCCTTTGGGGTTAACGGCCAGAAAGTCTGCTCCATGCTCGGTTTTCTTGGTGGCTAAATCCACTTTTTCTACTGAGTAGTTCAGGCCGCTTTCATTCAGAATGATGTGAGGGGATAACGAACAGGCACCTGGCTTATAATATAATTTCATTAAAACTCTCCGTGCAGTTAAAGGTATCAGACTAACGGTATAAAACCGTAAGGTATCGTATTGTATCTTGCCTGAAAGATGTTTGATATATGTTGTTAAATGGTAACTAAATATCAGTAGAAAAACCGGTAAACTGTCAGTTTAACCTGTTAAGCAGCTGCCAGATTAGTCCTGATTGTTTTGCATCATTCGGTGTATTAGCGGTGCGGAGATAACCATCAATACTGCAATAATGGCAGTTACGATACCAATCGTCATAAACCATTCGCTGTACAACGCCAAAGAAATATAAGGAGAGTCACTGTTCAGAGGAGGAATAGTTTTTGATGCAATTTTACCTGCCGTTAATGCTGCGACAGCAAAGGTGAAAAACCACATGATGGTGATAAAGTTTTTTAATTCCGACGGTACCATACGATTAACCACAATAAGCCCTAATGCGGAAATCGACAGATGGCCAATGCTATGTAAGGCGTAACTTAATATTAACCAGTTAGCAGAGATAAATCCTGAACTGTCAGAAAAAGCAGCGCCCCAGGGTAAAACCAGAAATGAAGTGGAGCAAAGTACCATACCTATAGCTAACTTATGAGGTATGGGCAGATAACTACCCAATCGATTGTATAAAGCAGCGAGCATGGGGGCGGTAATAATAATCCAGATGGGATTCAGTGCCTGAAATTGTTCAGGTAGAAACGAAATATTGAAGACTAAATGGGAAACGTGATTAATGGCAAAAAAGTTAAGTGAAGTGGGGATTTGAAGATACAGAGTGAAAAAGACAAATACTATGAATAATAGAATAAAAATAACCCCCATTTTCCGGCGCATTTCGGATTTAAGGCGAGCTATATCTTTCCAATAAAATATGACGCAAGCGATGACTAAAATCGCTAAAACCCAGGGAGCTACTTTCTGATTACGCAACAGAGCTATGCCAAAAACAATAGCAACCGCAATAATAGTCGTTACCAGTAACCCGATCTTTAGGGAAACGGGTTGTTGGTCAGCCAGCGTTCCCTGTTTATCGAGATAATGTTTACCAAAAATTAAATGAATAATGACCAGGAACATACCAAATACACTCAACGAAAAGGCGATGTTCCAGTCATAATGATGAGCAATCCAGGGGGTCAAAAGTACTGCGGCAATAGAGCCCAGGCAGGCCAGAATATGATACAGCGTGAATCGGGTACGATTATAAATACCCGATAGCAAAGAGGCCGGATTAGTTTTAAATAGTCCATGGCCTATCGCAATAGTTGCCAGACCGGGGTAGAACAATTCATTTTGACGATTAGAGAATACCAGCAGGACATAGCCGGCCATCATGATTAATGAGCCTAAAAGCAGGGTGTGTTTAATTCCGATAACTTGTTCACCCAACCAGCGACCAACGGAAATAAAACCAAAAGCCAGAGCAACATAGATAGAAAATAGCCTGAAGGCATCTGCCAGTGTCATTTC from Limnobaculum xujianqingii encodes:
- a CDS encoding oligopeptide:H+ symporter; translation: MSIATQDLFNQSRSFYLVSILELWQRFSYYGLQCILPLYFVWQLEMTLADAFRLFSIYVALAFGFISVGRWLGEQVIGIKHTLLLGSLIMMAGYVLLVFSNRQNELFYPGLATIAIGHGLFKTNPASLLSGIYNRTRFTLYHILACLGSIAAVLLTPWIAHHYDWNIAFSLSVFGMFLVIIHLIFGKHYLDKQGTLADQQPVSLKIGLLVTTIIAVAIVFGIALLRNQKVAPWVLAILVIACVIFYWKDIARLKSEMRRKMGVIFILLFIVFVFFTLYLQIPTSLNFFAINHVSHLVFNISFLPEQFQALNPIWIIITAPMLAALYNRLGSYLPIPHKLAIGMVLCSTSFLVLPWGAAFSDSSGFISANWLILSYALHSIGHLSISALGLIVVNRMVPSELKNFITIMWFFTFAVAALTAGKIASKTIPPLNSDSPYISLALYSEWFMTIGIVTAIIAVLMVISAPLIHRMMQNNQD
- the gstA gene encoding glutathione transferase GstA, whose protein sequence is MKLYYKPGACSLSPHIILNESGLNYSVEKVDLATKKTEHGADFLAVNPKGQVPTLELNDGSILTEGVAIVQYIAHKVPGKHLMPGAGTPEYYHAIEWLNFVSTELHKGFSPLFNPQTPEEYKKIAKEKLLKQFTYVDSVLEKQEYVLGASFSVADAYLFTVTRWAAAVKLDLSALKSLAAYMERIAARPATAAALKAEGLH